TAACCATGTTGTTGCGTAATGCGAAACAATTCTTTGAACACAGATTTCATTACGCCGCACCACTCGTCAAGCGATTTACACACCGTAATCTTCTTTCCAATGTTATCCACATCAAAACCATTGAACCAGCACCGAAGCCAGTTGTCATTTGCATACTGAACAACATCGAGAAACGGCGGCGACGTAACGGTGAGTTGAACGGAATTATTTTTTATTTCCTTCGCGCATCGTGCATCGTTGGAATAAAATTTTGCTTTTCGCGCAATCCTCCGAAGGATATTTTTTTCTTCCGAAGAAATATTCCGAAGCAAGTCGTTCGATTTTTTTACAATGATGTTTTTCACGTTGCGATATTCGGGAATTTGATTTCGCTGTATGTTTATTTTCGTTTGACGCTCAGCAGAAATTGCCTGATTCGGCGGCAAGGTATACACGGAAAAAAATCCTTTCGAATGTCCCGTAAGACGACTGGTTGCAACCATCTGGATCCATTCATCGAGAAAATCTTCGTCAGAAAATTTATTTTTCAGAAAAAGATATTTTCGCAACGAAAGAATTTCCTGCAATGTTTTCGAATGAAAAAACATCGAAAGGTCAATATCGGAAACTTCATGTTCCTCAAAAGAAATTTCATTCAAACGTTGTTCAACATCAGAAATTTCGGGAAGAAAAAATCTCGGCTTGTATAAAATTTTACTCAGCGGATTGATGTCGTTGGCAATGACATTCCTC
This genomic stretch from Ignavibacteria bacterium harbors:
- a CDS encoding site-specific DNA-methyltransferase encodes the protein MFPNNDFKTHLKEFSCYTGESLFSENKKMREEQLSLGKLTIPVFINEFWTSKQRQAHSLHEISYRACFKPQLPRFFIQRFTKPGDIVYDPFAGRGTTVIEAALMKRNVIANDINPLSKILYKPRFFLPEISDVEQRLNEISFEEHEVSDIDLSMFFHSKTLQEILSLRKYLFLKNKFSDEDFLDEWIQMVATSRLTGHSKGFFSVYTLPPNQAISAERQTKINIQRNQIPEYRNVKNIIVKKSNDLLRNISSEEKNILRRIARKAKFYSNDARCAKEIKNNSVQLTVTSPPFLDVVQYANDNWLRCWFNGFDVDNIGKKITVCKSLDEWCGVMKSVFKELFRITQQHGYVAFEVGEVRKGKIRLEENIAAIGIETGFLCEGIMLNTQQFTKTANIWGIANNSKGTNTNRIVIFQKAR